One part of the Carassius gibelio isolate Cgi1373 ecotype wild population from Czech Republic chromosome B6, carGib1.2-hapl.c, whole genome shotgun sequence genome encodes these proteins:
- the LOC127959156 gene encoding potassium voltage-gated channel subfamily A member 10 — protein sequence MEVPLVNFENLDDIGINLGDPSDSGYPNSPTSDTPEPNQGTRGINSPTHSPQRGRQPRHSLASPPTLSKKGTSSCNSLISNWKVLMNSEGSPNEALLGKVAKDCCEDYFAEKEKFEEGEQKVVINVSGMMYETTLKTLNQFPDTLLGDPMRRIDYFDHMKNEYFFDRNRPSFDGILYFYQSGGKIRRPANVPLDVFADEIVFYRLGHEVMEQFREDEGFIKDPEPQLPTSEIHRQFWLLFEYPESSSAARSVALVSVFVITISICIFCLETLPEFRDEREFTPAFVNLTRDANGTLLSPTPHPKAVLSVFTDPFFVVETICIVWFCFELVVRFIVCPSKSEFFSNIMNVIDIVSIMPYFITVITELMATHEEDPTANQNMSLATLRVIRLVRVFRIFKLSRHSKGLQILGQTLKASMRELGLLIFFLFIGVILFSSAIYFAEVDEPDTQFVSIPEGFWWAVVTMTTVGYGDMCPITLGGKMVGILCAIAGVLTIALPVPVIVSNFNYFYHRETEQAEKQMIDAATEAAANQKSSSEEKYESNYSLDKSNGNWQTGKNGIP from the coding sequence ATGGAGGTTCCTCTAGTCAACTTTGAGAACCTGGATGACATCGGAATCAACCTGGGAGACCCAAGTGACTCGGGATATCCGAACTCTCCCACCTCAGATACCCCGGAACCAAACCAGGGGACCCGTGGCATAAACTCACCCACACACTCACCTCAGAGAGGAAGACAGCCAAGGCACTCGCTGGCCTCTCCACCAACACTAAGCAAGAAAGGAACATCAAGCTGTAACAGCCTGATCTCCAACTGGAAGGTTCTGATGAACAGCGAGGGCAGTCCCAATGAGGCTCTCCTAGGAAAAGTAGCCAAGGATTGTTGCGAGGACTACTTTGCAGAAAAGGAGAAATTTGAGGAGGGCGAACAAAAAGTGGTTATCAATGTCTCAGGGATGATGTACGAAACAACACTTAAAACTTTAAATCAGTTCCCAGATACCTTGCTGGGAGACCCCATGAGGAGGATTGACTACTTTGACCACATGAAGAACGAGTATTTCTTTGACCGCAACCGCCCGAGCTTCGATGGAATCTTGTATTTCTATCAGTCCGGAGGCAAGATTCGGAGGCCAGCAAACGTGCCATTGGATGTATTTGCAGATGAGATAGTGTTCTATCGACTGGGGCATGAGGTCATGGAACAGTTCAGGGAGGATGAAGGTTTCATCAAAGACCCTGAGCCTCAACTCCCAACCAGTGAGATTCACCGTCAATTTTGGCTGCTCTTTGAGTACCCAGAGAGCTCCAGTGCTGCCAGGTCAGTGGCCTTAGTGTCTGTTTTTGTCATCACTATATCTATTTGTATCTTCTGCCTGGAGACGCTCCCGGAATTCCGCGATGAGCGTGAATTTACACCTGCATTCGTCAACCTAACCCGTGACGCCAACGGCACACTTCTGTCCCCTACCCCTCATCCTAAGGCCGTGCTCTCTGTCTTTACTGACCCTTTCTTTGTGGTGGAGaccatctgcattgtttggttcTGTTTTGAGCTTGTAGTACGTTTCATAGTGTGCCCCAGCAAGAGCGAGTTTTTCAGCAATATCATGAATGTCATTGACATTGTGTCCATTATGCCCTACTTCATCACTGTCATAACAGAACTGATGGCCACCCACGAGGAAGACCCCACCGCCAACCAGAACATGTCTCTGGCCACACTACGTGTCATCCGATTAGTGCGTGTCTTCAGGATTTTCAAGCTTTCCCGCCATTCCAAGGGCCTCCAGATTCTAGGCCAAACCCTGAAGGCCAGCATGAGGGAGCTAGGCTTGCTTATTTTCTTCCTCTTCATAGGCGTCATCCTCTTCTCCAGTGCCATTTACTTTGCTGAGGTTGACGAACCTGATACTCAGTTCGTGAGCATCCCGGAAGGATTCTGGTGGGCTGTGGTCACAATGACGACAGTCGGCTACGGCGACATGTGCCCTATCACTTTGGGGGGAAAGATGGTTGGGATCCTCTGTGCCATCGCTGGTGTGCTTACCATtgcacttcctgttcctgtcatcgTCTCCAACTTCAACTACTTCTACCATCGTGAAACTGAGCAAGCGGAGAAACAGATGATTGACGCTGCTACTGAAGCTGCTGCAAATCAGAAAAGCAGTTCTGAAGAGAAGTATGAAAGCAATTACTCGCTGGACAAGAGCAATGGGAACTGGCAGACAGGGAAAAATGGCATTCCATAA